The Acanthochromis polyacanthus isolate Apoly-LR-REF ecotype Palm Island chromosome 17, KAUST_Apoly_ChrSc, whole genome shotgun sequence genome has a window encoding:
- the LOC110949897 gene encoding heat shock protein beta-11-like, whose protein sequence is MLCPSVFQSSPVTMRPFLDLHWPVRSLWPETRPLFYQIEQEMIRHMQEMRQNMEYMERLHQKIFDEIDHTSSSSSTAVFKPITFQELGRDGSSFALSLDTKEFSPEELSVKQVGRKLRVSGKTEKKQDDGKGSYSYRCQEFRQEFDLPDGVDPETVTCSLVGGRLQIQAPRERPANDGKERIVPISVTSTPAITTTTSSSSGGPEGTCTSPSESSPADKN, encoded by the coding sequence ATGTTGTGTCCCAGCGTCTTCCAGTCATCCCCCGTCACCATGAGGCCTTTCCTGGACCTGCACTGGCCCGTCCGCAGCCTGTGGCCCGAGACCCGGCCGCTCTTCTACCAGATAGAACAGGAGATGATCCGCCACATGCAGGAGATGAGGCAGAACATGGAGTACATGGAGAGGCTGCACCAGAAGATCTTCGATGAGATCGaccacacctcctcctcctcctccacggcGGTCTTCAAGCCCATCACCTTCCAGGAGCTGGGGAGGGACGGCAGCAGCTTCGCCCTCAGCCTGGACACCAAGGAGTTCTCCCCAGAGGAGCTGTCGGTCAAACAAGTGGGCCGGAAACTGAGGGTGAGCGGCAAGACGGAGAAGAAGCAGGACGACGGGAAGGGCTCCTACTCCTACAGGTGTCAGGAGTTCAGGCAGGAGTTCGACCTGCCAGACGGCGTTGACCCCGAAACTGTCACCTGTTCGCTGGTGGGTGGCCGGCTGCAGATCCAGGCGCCCAGGGAGAGACCCGCTAATGACGGAAAGGAGAGGATCGTCCCCATCAGCGTCACCTCCACCCCggccatcaccaccaccacctcctcctccagcggGGGGCCGGAGGGCACCTGCACCTCCCCCTCAGAGAGCAGCCCTgctgacaaaaactga